One Chloroherpetonaceae bacterium DNA segment encodes these proteins:
- the xrtK gene encoding exosortase K — translation MKKLLIIYVLLAAIIFVGFKYFFKYAACEDMLFLLSPVNFLVSILSGSESIYSSTYGYFHPRLNITIEKGCSAYNFFMMLFLLCVYHYSKLIKGFYNIFLFNILSLLIAYVVVILANTARILSRIHFNSTPLVSQFQNPLLIHEAIGIINFFFFLIALNFILIKIIDYEKPTSSRAILHT, via the coding sequence ATGAAAAAGCTCCTCATTATTTATGTTCTTCTCGCAGCCATTATTTTCGTTGGGTTTAAGTATTTCTTTAAATATGCAGCGTGTGAAGACATGCTCTTTCTACTTTCTCCGGTAAATTTTCTTGTGAGTATTCTATCAGGGTCAGAGTCGATTTACTCTTCTACTTATGGTTACTTTCATCCCAGATTGAATATTACTATCGAAAAGGGATGCTCTGCTTATAACTTTTTCATGATGCTTTTTCTCCTGTGCGTGTATCATTATTCAAAGCTGATTAAAGGCTTTTATAACATTTTTCTCTTTAACATTCTCTCTCTTTTAATTGCGTATGTTGTGGTTATACTTGCAAATACCGCAAGAATATTATCTCGGATTCATTTCAACTCAACGCCTTTGGTTTCTCAATTTCAAAATCCATTACTTATTCATGAAGCAATTGGTATCATTAATTTTTTCTTTTTTTTGATAGCCTTGAACTTCATACTAATAAAAATCATTGATTATGAAAAACCAACTT
- a CDS encoding SDR family oxidoreductase, which produces MQSVLIVGATGVLGKELIPRLSAKGLRVRGLVRPESKEKLEKAMAEGLPEFEAVFGNIMDKASLLEATTGIDVVISAVSAGQDRTAESRGNAEHFGQMNLIDAAKANAVKQFIFTSTLFPKNALGYSFVWAKLMTEEKLRDSGLTYTIFRPCGFFYELYYRGAPFVEATNMFPILGDGKSTTQMLAEQDVAKMYAAAVGNAACFGKTLEIGGGRIMTFDDLIAEWSRVREKVEGKSVLPMHIPLTPTRILAEMIKPFYEQAWGLVHLLDFSYDSMACDMTEPKRLLGITEDMMTLEAYITEAYEKKYGGKLLVG; this is translated from the coding sequence ATGCAATCCGTCTTAATTGTAGGCGCTACGGGCGTTTTGGGGAAAGAGCTTATTCCGCGCTTAAGCGCAAAGGGGCTTCGGGTTCGCGGGCTTGTGCGACCTGAATCGAAAGAGAAACTTGAAAAGGCAATGGCCGAGGGCTTGCCCGAATTCGAGGCCGTGTTTGGCAACATAATGGATAAAGCGTCGCTTTTGGAAGCGACGACAGGCATCGATGTGGTGATTAGTGCCGTGAGCGCCGGGCAAGACCGAACGGCGGAATCGCGCGGGAATGCCGAGCACTTCGGGCAGATGAACCTCATCGATGCCGCAAAAGCAAACGCGGTGAAGCAATTTATTTTCACTTCAACGCTCTTTCCAAAAAATGCGCTTGGCTACAGCTTTGTATGGGCAAAGCTCATGACGGAAGAAAAACTGCGCGACTCCGGCCTTACCTACACCATCTTCCGACCGTGCGGCTTTTTTTACGAACTCTATTACCGCGGCGCCCCATTTGTGGAAGCCACGAATATGTTTCCCATTCTGGGCGATGGAAAATCCACCACACAAATGCTTGCCGAGCAAGATGTTGCGAAAATGTATGCGGCGGCGGTGGGTAATGCGGCGTGTTTTGGAAAGACGTTGGAAATCGGTGGCGGGAGAATAATGACATTCGATGATCTGATTGCCGAGTGGTCGCGCGTGCGTGAAAAGGTTGAAGGGAAATCGGTTTTGCCGATGCACATCCCGCTCACCCCAACGCGAATCCTTGCCGAAATGATTAAGCCTTTTTATGAGCAAGCGTGGGGCCTTGTTCACCTGCTCGACTTCAGCTACGACTCAATGGCCTGCGACATGACCGAACCCAAACGCCTCTTGGGCATCACCGAAGACATGATGACCCTCGAAGCCTATATCACCGAAGCGTATGAGAAGAAGTATGGGGGGAAATTGTTGGTGGGGTGA
- a CDS encoding DUF3696 domain-containing protein: MNHLKINQFKCFVDTDININQLTVMAGANGNGKSTAIQALLYFRRTIEHCGEWINGQYQLNKINGLNVQLNGAYCLALGNSSFVLNRNAELNQITIGLFNEQEEVTVTYNVDNRDAKLYLTPNVINKTDVANFPIFNQEFYYLSAERFGPRINQQLQFFDYPNAGWQGETTAQLIGLENGYFKIENERRFGETQTNFLIDQVNNWLDFIMKGVKVRVETSPNTLTAQVLIENQFTISDPTLSTNLGFGISYILPIIATGLIAKKGSYFVIENPEAHLHPSAQSRVGRFLAMVASSGVNVIIETHSDHLINGLQIAVAEKKISNNAVTINFFSHKEKSIQPDVQPISITEKGELTVWPSGFFDQTQIDFAYLFNLRKG; encoded by the coding sequence ATGAATCATTTAAAAATTAATCAATTCAAATGCTTTGTTGATACTGATATAAATATCAATCAACTTACAGTAATGGCGGGAGCAAATGGTAATGGCAAAAGCACCGCAATTCAAGCATTACTCTATTTTAGAAGAACCATAGAGCATTGTGGAGAATGGATAAACGGGCAATACCAATTGAATAAAATAAATGGGTTAAATGTTCAACTTAATGGAGCATATTGTTTAGCTCTCGGAAACAGCAGTTTTGTCTTGAATAGAAATGCTGAATTAAATCAAATTACCATTGGTCTATTCAATGAACAGGAAGAAGTAACTGTAACTTATAATGTAGACAACAGAGATGCTAAACTTTATTTGACACCCAATGTAATCAACAAAACTGATGTTGCTAATTTTCCTATATTTAACCAAGAGTTTTATTACTTAAGTGCAGAACGATTTGGCCCTAGAATTAATCAACAATTACAATTTTTTGATTATCCAAATGCTGGTTGGCAAGGTGAAACAACAGCCCAATTAATCGGTTTAGAGAATGGCTATTTTAAAATTGAAAATGAAAGACGATTTGGCGAAACACAAACTAACTTTCTTATAGACCAAGTAAACAATTGGCTTGACTTCATAATGAAAGGCGTAAAAGTTAGAGTTGAAACAAGTCCAAATACATTGACGGCACAAGTGTTAATTGAAAATCAATTTACTATTTCAGACCCAACTCTTTCAACTAATTTGGGTTTTGGAATTAGCTATATTCTACCAATTATTGCAACTGGCTTAATTGCCAAAAAAGGTAGTTATTTTGTTATTGAAAATCCAGAAGCCCACTTGCATCCATCTGCACAATCAAGAGTTGGCAGATTTTTAGCTATGGTGGCAAGTTCAGGAGTAAATGTAATTATAGAAACACACAGTGACCATTTGATTAATGGTCTTCAAATAGCTGTTGCAGAGAAGAAGATTTCTAATAACGCTGTTACAATAAACTTTTTCAGTCATAAAGAAAAAAGCATTCAACCTGATGTTCAACCAATTTCAATTACAGAAAAGGGAGAGTTGACGGTTTGGCCAAGTGGATTTTTTGATCAAACTCAAATTGATTTTGCTTACTTATTTAATTTAAGGAAAGGATGA